The Corynebacterium qintianiae genome has a window encoding:
- a CDS encoding DHA2 family efflux MFS transporter permease subunit: MNSKTSPWPALWTMMIGFFMILVDSTIVTVAIPAITAAFEATYNAVIWVNSAYLLAYAVPLLITGRLGDRFGPRTLYLAGLALFTVSSLACGLAHDIEALIVARAFQGLGGAMVTPQTMSVMIRTFSPRERGGAMGVWGATAGVATITGPLLGGLLVDAAGWAWIFFVNVPIGIIGLVLALRFVPKLDNTARSFDWAGVVISAIGMFCLIFGIQEAERLEWSWPAWALIGAGLAFLTGFAVWQRHMTGEPLVPPSLFSDRNYTLAALAVFTVGFAISTYIIPWMIYIQQARGFSPTHAALLILPAGVVSGALAPYVGKLTNTMSPKPFAIAGLALTGVSIVLMALITNSAVNPNWLLAISVVSGLGNSMMWGPLSMIATRNLDPRLAGAGSSVYNTVRQVGAVIGSAAIATLMTAQLNRHMGPGAGDDAFARAMSNSMWLPAIVIFAGAAIATGFARTRTWDD; the protein is encoded by the coding sequence GTGAACTCCAAAACCTCGCCGTGGCCCGCACTGTGGACGATGATGATCGGCTTCTTTATGATCCTCGTCGATTCGACCATCGTCACCGTCGCCATCCCTGCCATCACCGCAGCGTTCGAAGCCACGTACAACGCGGTCATCTGGGTCAATAGCGCCTACCTCCTCGCCTACGCGGTCCCCCTGCTGATCACGGGCAGGCTCGGCGACCGCTTCGGCCCGCGCACTCTCTACCTCGCGGGACTGGCCCTGTTCACGGTATCGTCGCTCGCTTGCGGATTAGCTCATGACATCGAAGCCCTCATCGTGGCCCGCGCGTTTCAGGGCCTCGGCGGAGCGATGGTAACCCCGCAGACAATGAGTGTGATGATCCGCACTTTCTCACCGCGCGAGCGCGGGGGCGCGATGGGCGTGTGGGGTGCGACTGCGGGTGTCGCCACGATCACGGGACCCCTTCTCGGCGGTTTGCTTGTCGACGCCGCCGGCTGGGCGTGGATCTTCTTCGTCAACGTCCCCATCGGCATCATCGGGCTCGTTCTCGCCCTACGCTTCGTGCCGAAGCTGGACAACACCGCTAGGTCCTTCGACTGGGCTGGCGTGGTGATCAGCGCCATCGGTATGTTCTGCCTCATCTTCGGTATTCAGGAGGCGGAGCGCCTGGAGTGGTCCTGGCCGGCGTGGGCGCTCATCGGCGCGGGCCTGGCCTTCCTCACCGGGTTCGCCGTTTGGCAGCGCCACATGACAGGAGAACCTCTGGTGCCCCCGTCACTGTTCAGCGACAGAAACTACACCCTGGCGGCCTTGGCCGTCTTCACCGTCGGTTTCGCGATTTCCACCTACATCATCCCGTGGATGATCTACATCCAGCAGGCCCGGGGCTTTTCGCCCACCCACGCGGCGCTGCTCATTCTGCCGGCGGGTGTGGTGTCCGGGGCGCTTGCCCCGTACGTCGGCAAGCTGACGAACACGATGTCGCCGAAGCCGTTCGCTATCGCCGGCCTCGCGCTGACCGGAGTGTCGATCGTGCTCATGGCGCTGATCACCAACTCGGCCGTCAACCCGAACTGGCTGCTCGCCATCTCGGTAGTCAGCGGGTTGGGCAACTCGATGATGTGGGGGCCGTTGTCGATGATCGCCACGCGCAACCTCGACCCGCGGCTTGCAGGTGCGGGTTCCTCTGTGTACAACACCGTGCGTCAAGTGGGCGCGGTCATCGGCTCCGCCGCCATTGCCACGTTGATGACGGCGCAGCTCAACCGCCACATGGGCCCCGGCGCGGGCGACGACGCCTTCGCCCGGGCCATGAGCAACTCGATGTGGCTGCCCGCCATCGTCATCTTCGCCGGTGCCGCAATCGCCACCGGGTTCGCTCGGACCAGGACGTGGGATGACTAA
- a CDS encoding ABC transporter permease yields the protein MLGALELGLIYGVMALGVYLTFRVLNFADLTVDGSFTTGAGTAAILITNGINPFVATFAGFLTGFLAGVITGLLHTKGGIDGLLAGILTQIGLWSINLRIMGGANLAMLRETTLFTPLRESKLLGTWVSVGILAAVATLLILLVYWFLTTDLGLAIRATGDNGPMITSFGVGTDATKIITLALSNGLVGLTGALVAQYQGFADISMGIGLIVVGLASVIVGQAIVGQRHLLQAIAAVVVGAVAYRLIIFFALQVGLDPNDMKLVSAVLVVAALLLPKLTSRAKGKAHA from the coding sequence ATGCTCGGAGCTCTCGAACTCGGACTCATCTACGGGGTGATGGCGCTCGGCGTCTACCTGACTTTCCGCGTCCTCAACTTTGCGGACCTCACGGTGGACGGAAGCTTCACGACGGGCGCCGGCACCGCCGCCATCCTGATAACGAACGGAATTAACCCGTTCGTTGCCACTTTCGCCGGTTTTCTCACCGGGTTTCTCGCTGGTGTCATTACCGGCCTGCTACACACGAAGGGCGGTATCGACGGGCTGCTCGCCGGCATCTTGACCCAGATCGGCTTGTGGTCGATCAACCTGCGCATCATGGGCGGGGCGAACCTGGCCATGCTGCGCGAGACGACACTTTTCACGCCGCTACGAGAGTCAAAGCTGCTGGGCACCTGGGTTAGTGTCGGCATCCTCGCCGCCGTCGCAACCCTGCTCATCCTGCTCGTGTACTGGTTCCTTACCACGGACCTCGGCCTGGCCATCCGCGCAACCGGTGACAACGGCCCGATGATTACCTCCTTTGGTGTCGGCACCGACGCAACCAAGATCATCACGCTTGCCCTGTCGAACGGCCTTGTCGGTTTGACCGGCGCACTGGTCGCCCAGTACCAGGGTTTCGCGGACATCTCGATGGGCATAGGCCTCATCGTCGTCGGCCTCGCCTCCGTCATTGTGGGCCAGGCGATCGTCGGACAGCGCCACTTGCTGCAAGCCATCGCAGCGGTTGTCGTCGGCGCTGTCGCCTACCGCCTGATCATCTTCTTCGCCCTGCAGGTCGGCCTCGACCCGAACGACATGAAACTGGTCTCGGCTGTGCTCGTGGTCGCTGCCCTGCTTCTGCCCAAACTCACCTCCCGAGCAAAGGGGAAGGCTCATGCTTGA
- a CDS encoding cupin domain-containing protein gives MSQGKGDKGPNPYTVNIEKATTENEAFRDTLWTGKNLQLTVMSIPAGGEIGAEVHDGHDQFLRLEAGTLRAMIGTSETELELDEIVHDDDAIFVPSGKWHNFVNEGDEPAKVYSIYAPPEHKPGTFHATKADADSAEH, from the coding sequence ATGTCCCAAGGCAAGGGCGACAAGGGCCCGAACCCCTACACCGTCAACATCGAGAAAGCGACCACAGAAAACGAAGCCTTCCGTGACACGCTGTGGACCGGAAAGAACTTGCAGCTAACCGTCATGTCCATCCCCGCAGGGGGCGAGATCGGCGCCGAGGTCCACGACGGCCACGACCAGTTCCTGCGTCTCGAAGCGGGAACCCTGCGCGCCATGATCGGTACCAGCGAGACGGAGCTCGAGCTCGATGAGATCGTTCATGACGACGACGCGATCTTCGTCCCGTCCGGCAAGTGGCACAACTTCGTCAACGAGGGCGACGAGCCCGCGAAGGTGTACTCCATCTACGCCCCGCCGGAGCACAAGCCCGGTACATTCCACGCCACCAAGGCGGATGCAGACTCCGCTGAGCACTAG
- a CDS encoding DUF4185 domain-containing protein has protein sequence MMTDILGPGISDLVGFRSGDLGMMAPLGDGTFALVFGDSFRETGLRGEWMSPVGVVAQLVDGIIQIIRPLNAGDRVQQLIDYYHRDKLTLIPSDIINIDGTLYLQGMWNRGIGNVLSTEIWKSTNNGSTWSSVGTTSANYMNGLGNLISWEKGPDGYIYVVSSSFTRSNPVYLSRFQLADIGDRSKWQLFDPSTGIWSNSGAPILSANVRAGEMNLRFIEGHWVLAMFNEQTLKIEVRISDTLAQDWNSVPVANIAQNGPWQAEQTPLNFSQPYGAYIVTGSTLANMDLVVSQWNTYNNSRYNSVQFNVKGLDKFYGINQPAAATTQVLNVEEIPAQVISEQLLEDSLLQQTQITEQPQ, from the coding sequence ATCATGACCGACATCCTCGGCCCGGGCATCTCGGATCTCGTCGGTTTCCGCTCCGGCGACCTAGGCATGATGGCTCCGCTGGGTGACGGCACCTTCGCCCTCGTTTTCGGTGACTCCTTCCGCGAAACCGGTCTGCGCGGAGAGTGGATGAGCCCGGTCGGTGTGGTAGCCCAGCTTGTCGACGGCATCATCCAGATCATTCGGCCCCTCAACGCCGGCGACCGGGTGCAGCAGCTGATCGACTACTACCACAGGGACAAACTTACCCTTATCCCGTCGGACATCATCAACATCGACGGCACCCTCTATCTGCAGGGCATGTGGAACAGAGGCATCGGGAACGTCCTGTCCACCGAAATCTGGAAATCCACCAACAACGGCAGCACCTGGTCCAGTGTCGGCACGACATCAGCGAACTATATGAACGGCCTGGGTAACCTCATTTCCTGGGAGAAGGGCCCGGACGGTTACATCTACGTGGTGTCCTCGTCGTTCACCCGCTCGAACCCGGTGTACCTGTCGCGCTTCCAGCTGGCAGACATCGGCGACCGTTCGAAGTGGCAGCTGTTCGACCCCTCGACTGGGATCTGGTCGAACTCCGGCGCCCCGATCCTCAGCGCGAACGTCCGCGCGGGCGAGATGAACTTGCGTTTCATCGAGGGCCACTGGGTACTGGCAATGTTCAACGAGCAGACCCTCAAAATTGAGGTCCGAATCTCCGACACCCTCGCCCAAGACTGGAACTCCGTGCCGGTGGCCAATATCGCGCAAAACGGGCCGTGGCAGGCGGAGCAAACTCCGCTCAACTTCTCGCAACCGTACGGCGCCTACATCGTGACGGGCTCCACCCTGGCGAACATGGACCTCGTCGTTTCCCAGTGGAACACCTACAACAACAGCCGGTACAACTCGGTGCAGTTCAACGTCAAGGGCCTAGATAAGTTCTACGGCATCAACCAGCCGGCCGCCGCAACCACCCAGGTCCTCAACGTCGAGGAGATCCCAGCCCAGGTCATCTCGGAGCAACTCTTGGAAGATTCGCTCCTTCAGCAGACCCAGATCACCGAGCAGCCCCAGTAA
- a CDS encoding bifunctional metallophosphatase/5'-nucleotidase: protein MRFRPSLAAVTVASVSALALAGLPLATAQTTGEFTISNFTDFHGRWEQKLDEKDSANSIPGAVALKCAADRAAGTRAHALTSSGDNIGASPFASMILDDEPTIEVLNQMGLDVSTVGNHEFDKGADDLVNRVVPEADWTYLAAGADGLDRSTGIKDYKIMNLNGVNVAFIGAVTDDMPNLVSPAGIQGITWQKPVDAINKLADELTANKEADVVIAMPHAGGIPATAWSANVDAVFMGHTHEFVEQTGTTPIVFQAGSYSQGLANVDFAYDKANDKLSLQKAELLRPADIIACDTPNAEMQTTIDTAKNEAKDAGAEVIGTLDQSLYRGINGDASGSENRGVESQLNNLLANVAKWGVANNSTVTPDIGVMNAGGVRADLQAGEVTYEEAFSVQPFGNEITYTTLKGSDFLEALEQQWKKPTDERPFLSLGVSDNVSYSYDPTRPQGERITNVLIDGAPIDPAKDYVVAGSTYLLAGGDRFTALANGADVAQLGYVDIQAFKEYLDAYLGGKGAPAPRTGQSNVGLQYTKPIVAGKSHTFELTSLIYTQGETAENVTVELGGAKQTVAIDSDFGPAGYNEAGKATVTLTVPADVVGEQQLRITTDAGTDISVPVTVYSTNPPAPTGSTEGFGAGSAIGSLSTIAAVVAAIVAAVGGVLATQPQLLGFLRMVVPGFPF, encoded by the coding sequence ATGCGGTTCCGCCCCTCCCTCGCCGCCGTGACCGTCGCGTCGGTCAGCGCTCTCGCCCTCGCTGGTCTCCCCCTCGCCACCGCTCAGACCACTGGCGAGTTCACCATCTCCAACTTCACTGACTTCCACGGCCGTTGGGAGCAGAAGCTCGATGAAAAGGATTCGGCGAACTCCATCCCTGGCGCGGTTGCGCTTAAGTGCGCCGCAGACCGGGCTGCGGGTACCCGCGCGCACGCCCTCACCTCCAGCGGCGACAATATCGGCGCGTCACCGTTCGCCTCCATGATTCTCGATGACGAACCCACAATCGAAGTCTTGAACCAAATGGGCCTCGACGTCTCTACCGTGGGCAACCACGAGTTCGACAAGGGCGCAGACGATCTAGTCAACCGCGTCGTCCCGGAAGCCGATTGGACTTACCTCGCTGCCGGCGCTGACGGCCTCGACCGCTCCACCGGCATCAAAGACTACAAGATCATGAACCTCAACGGGGTTAACGTCGCCTTCATTGGCGCAGTCACCGACGACATGCCGAACCTCGTATCCCCCGCCGGTATCCAGGGCATTACCTGGCAGAAGCCCGTCGACGCCATCAACAAGCTTGCCGACGAGCTCACGGCCAACAAGGAGGCCGACGTGGTCATCGCGATGCCTCACGCCGGTGGCATTCCCGCGACCGCGTGGTCGGCGAACGTCGACGCCGTGTTCATGGGCCACACCCACGAGTTCGTCGAGCAGACCGGCACCACCCCGATCGTCTTCCAGGCGGGCTCGTACTCCCAAGGCCTGGCCAACGTGGACTTCGCCTACGACAAGGCGAACGACAAGTTGTCCCTGCAGAAGGCCGAGCTTCTTCGCCCGGCAGACATCATCGCCTGCGATACGCCGAACGCGGAGATGCAAACAACCATCGACACCGCAAAGAACGAGGCCAAGGACGCTGGCGCCGAAGTCATCGGCACTTTGGATCAGTCCCTGTACCGCGGCATCAACGGGGACGCATCAGGCAGTGAAAACCGAGGCGTCGAGTCGCAGCTGAACAACCTGTTGGCCAACGTGGCCAAGTGGGGCGTGGCCAATAACTCCACCGTTACCCCGGACATCGGTGTCATGAACGCCGGCGGCGTCCGTGCGGACCTCCAGGCAGGAGAGGTCACCTACGAGGAGGCGTTCTCCGTCCAGCCGTTCGGCAACGAGATTACCTACACCACCCTGAAGGGCTCCGACTTCCTCGAGGCCCTCGAGCAGCAGTGGAAAAAACCGACGGACGAGCGCCCGTTCCTTTCCCTCGGCGTGTCCGACAACGTTTCTTACAGCTATGATCCGACGCGCCCGCAGGGTGAGCGCATCACCAACGTCCTCATCGACGGTGCGCCGATCGACCCCGCTAAGGATTACGTCGTCGCGGGCTCCACCTACCTGCTCGCCGGTGGCGACCGCTTCACGGCGCTTGCCAACGGCGCCGACGTTGCGCAGCTCGGTTACGTCGATATCCAGGCGTTCAAGGAGTACCTGGATGCCTACCTCGGCGGCAAGGGCGCTCCCGCCCCGCGCACCGGCCAGTCCAATGTGGGCCTGCAGTACACCAAGCCTATCGTCGCAGGCAAATCCCACACCTTCGAGCTGACCTCTCTGATCTACACCCAGGGCGAGACCGCCGAGAACGTTACTGTCGAGCTGGGCGGGGCAAAGCAGACCGTCGCCATCGACAGCGACTTCGGCCCGGCAGGTTACAACGAGGCTGGCAAGGCGACAGTGACCCTCACGGTCCCTGCCGACGTCGTCGGTGAGCAACAGCTCCGTATCACAACCGACGCAGGCACCGACATCTCGGTTCCAGTAACTGTGTACTCGACCAATCCGCCTGCCCCGACCGGCTCCACTGAAGGTTTCGGTGCGGGTTCCGCCATCGGCAGTCTTTCCACTATCGCTGCAGTTGTCGCCGCGATCGTCGCAGCCGTGGGCGGTGTGCTGGCGACTCAACCGCAGCTCCTCGGCTTCCTGCGCATGGTCGTGCCCGGTTTCCCCTTCTAA
- a CDS encoding ATP-grasp domain-containing protein, whose amino-acid sequence MDDNAIGFSAAGIELNPSLVLGWVLDDLLPLGMAHLDAFAAAGIPVINHALTLFRAQDKAVCSAHLASHGIAGYSVITGRDPEALEKWLQETGRSVMKPLSGFGGEGLTLIDDPADARVAVDKLKNAPGSYYAVPYINNPGRDIRVYTVNHHPVFAMYRYAPDGGWITNVRAGGGIAMCPLTPEIASLAEKASRTCGTLIGGVDIGENTTTGGLVVYEVNSCPTLEPPVIEQVALFLADAARDYDSALRDWQPSVIYDTLDADPALFHPSKHAQLRR is encoded by the coding sequence ATGGATGACAACGCAATTGGCTTCTCCGCAGCTGGGATAGAGCTCAATCCGAGCCTCGTCCTCGGTTGGGTGCTCGACGACCTCCTGCCGCTCGGCATGGCCCACCTCGATGCGTTCGCCGCCGCCGGCATCCCCGTAATCAACCACGCCCTGACGCTCTTTCGCGCCCAGGACAAAGCTGTGTGCAGCGCCCACCTAGCGTCACACGGTATCGCGGGTTACTCCGTCATTACCGGCCGTGATCCGGAGGCCCTCGAAAAGTGGCTGCAAGAGACGGGACGGAGCGTGATGAAACCTCTGTCCGGTTTCGGCGGCGAGGGGCTTACGCTTATCGACGATCCCGCTGACGCCAGGGTGGCCGTCGATAAGCTAAAAAACGCTCCCGGAAGCTATTACGCGGTGCCCTACATCAACAACCCAGGGCGCGATATTAGGGTCTACACCGTCAACCATCACCCCGTGTTCGCCATGTACCGCTACGCCCCGGACGGCGGCTGGATCACCAACGTCCGCGCTGGTGGCGGTATCGCAATGTGCCCGCTCACCCCCGAGATCGCCTCCCTGGCGGAGAAAGCGTCGCGGACGTGCGGCACCCTGATCGGTGGCGTGGACATCGGTGAAAACACGACAACGGGTGGATTGGTCGTCTACGAGGTGAACTCGTGCCCGACGTTGGAGCCCCCGGTGATCGAGCAAGTGGCGCTCTTCCTCGCCGACGCTGCGCGCGACTACGACTCCGCCTTGCGGGATTGGCAGCCTTCCGTCATCTACGACACCCTGGACGCGGATCCCGCGCTCTTCCACCCCAGCAAACACGCCCAGCTCCGCCGCTGA
- a CDS encoding ABC transporter substrate-binding protein codes for MFRTSRIRITAAVFTAATLALAGCSSESGSSNADSSKPDAGKESYSIGISQLVQHPALDSATEGFKQAFADAGIDVKWEEQNANGEQATALTIAQQFAGQDLDLVLANATPAAQAMAQNIADIPVLFTSVTDPVEAQLVESLESPGGNATGISDKTPLADQFDLIEQLVPDASTIGIIYSSGEVNSQIQVDEATAEAEGRGMTVKTQTITSVGEIPQAVAALGDVDAFYVPTDNMVVSGISSLIQAAEEAKTPVIGAEAGTVEGGAVATIGIDYFELGRQTGEMAIRILRDGEDPATMPVETASEFAYYVNEDAAEAQGVTIPQDILDQAERV; via the coding sequence GTGTTCCGTACGAGCCGCATCCGCATCACCGCCGCAGTGTTCACCGCTGCCACCCTCGCCCTCGCCGGTTGTTCCTCCGAGTCCGGTTCCTCCAATGCCGATTCCTCCAAGCCCGATGCAGGCAAAGAGTCCTACTCCATCGGCATCTCCCAGCTAGTCCAACACCCCGCCCTCGATTCAGCAACGGAAGGTTTCAAACAGGCATTCGCAGATGCCGGTATCGACGTCAAGTGGGAGGAGCAGAACGCCAACGGCGAGCAGGCCACTGCACTGACCATTGCGCAGCAGTTCGCCGGGCAGGACCTCGATTTGGTGCTTGCGAACGCCACCCCGGCCGCGCAGGCCATGGCGCAAAACATCGCCGACATCCCCGTGCTGTTCACCTCGGTGACCGACCCGGTCGAGGCGCAGCTGGTCGAGTCCCTCGAATCGCCAGGTGGCAACGCCACGGGTATCTCCGACAAGACCCCGCTGGCGGACCAGTTCGACCTCATCGAGCAGCTGGTCCCGGACGCCTCGACCATCGGCATCATCTATTCCTCCGGAGAGGTCAACTCCCAGATCCAGGTCGACGAGGCCACCGCGGAGGCCGAGGGCCGCGGCATGACCGTCAAGACGCAGACCATCACTAGCGTGGGTGAGATCCCGCAGGCCGTCGCCGCGCTCGGCGATGTCGACGCGTTCTACGTCCCCACCGACAACATGGTGGTCTCGGGGATCTCGTCGCTGATTCAGGCGGCGGAAGAAGCTAAGACCCCGGTCATCGGCGCCGAGGCTGGCACCGTCGAGGGCGGGGCCGTGGCCACCATCGGCATCGATTACTTCGAGCTCGGCCGCCAGACCGGTGAGATGGCGATCCGCATCCTGCGCGACGGTGAGGACCCTGCAACGATGCCTGTGGAGACCGCCAGCGAGTTCGCGTACTACGTCAACGAGGACGCTGCCGAGGCCCAGGGCGTGACCATCCCGCAGGACATCCTCGACCAGGCCGAACGCGTCTAA
- a CDS encoding VOC family protein yields MAQTVPYLSFHGNATEMFGYYHSIFGGELKIMTYGEQMDNGAEFPFEAPRDAVAHGTLTGVFNLAGGDDLEDNSGVLNRGDFSFVVEVDSVDEGNRIIEALTRDGGRVTMPFMQAPWGDHYGQCEDKYGMAWHVSTAA; encoded by the coding sequence ATGGCACAGACCGTCCCGTATCTCTCGTTCCATGGCAATGCAACTGAAATGTTCGGCTACTACCATTCCATCTTCGGCGGCGAGCTCAAGATCATGACCTACGGCGAGCAGATGGACAATGGCGCCGAGTTCCCCTTCGAGGCGCCGCGCGACGCAGTCGCGCACGGCACGTTGACCGGAGTCTTCAACCTCGCCGGCGGCGACGACCTGGAGGATAACTCCGGCGTGCTCAACCGAGGCGACTTCTCCTTCGTCGTCGAGGTCGATTCAGTGGATGAGGGCAACCGCATCATCGAGGCGCTGACGCGGGACGGCGGCCGGGTGACGATGCCATTCATGCAGGCTCCGTGGGGTGACCACTATGGCCAGTGCGAGGACAAGTACGGCATGGCCTGGCACGTTTCTACCGCCGCCTAA
- a CDS encoding bile acid:sodium symporter family protein: MAVTAFPAFILAGAALAFFIPEPFVPLKQYITYFLMIIMFGMGLTLTIPDFQTVLKRPIPVVIGVIAQFVIMPLGAVAVAKVLNLDPAIAVGLLMLGSVPGGTASNVIAYLAKGDVALSVAMTSVSTLIAPVMTPLIMLLLAGENVDVDARGMAWTLAQTILLPVLGGLVLRCFLDAWMEKIAPVLPWISIIGIGGVVFPTVAANRAALLSVGALVFLAVILHNVLGFLLGYFAARFTGLPESYRRTVAIEVGTQSAGLASGMAGKFFSPEAALPGAVAAVMHNINGAIYASVARRFPTERDLTGAAR, translated from the coding sequence ATCGCTGTCACCGCGTTTCCCGCTTTCATCCTCGCCGGCGCCGCCTTGGCGTTCTTCATCCCAGAGCCATTCGTGCCTTTGAAGCAGTACATCACGTACTTCCTCATGATCATCATGTTTGGCATGGGGCTGACCCTGACTATCCCCGATTTCCAAACCGTGTTGAAGCGCCCGATCCCCGTTGTCATCGGCGTGATTGCGCAGTTCGTGATCATGCCGCTCGGGGCAGTCGCGGTGGCGAAGGTGCTCAATCTCGACCCCGCCATCGCCGTCGGCCTGCTGATGCTCGGTTCGGTTCCGGGTGGCACGGCGTCCAACGTCATTGCCTACCTGGCCAAGGGCGATGTCGCTCTCTCGGTGGCAATGACAAGCGTATCGACGCTCATTGCACCTGTAATGACCCCGCTGATCATGCTGCTGCTCGCCGGGGAGAACGTCGACGTCGACGCGCGAGGTATGGCATGGACACTGGCACAGACGATCCTTCTGCCGGTTCTCGGTGGGCTGGTGCTGCGCTGTTTCCTCGATGCCTGGATGGAGAAAATCGCGCCGGTCCTACCGTGGATCTCGATCATCGGCATCGGCGGGGTGGTCTTTCCGACGGTCGCGGCAAACCGCGCGGCGCTGCTATCGGTCGGCGCGCTCGTCTTTCTCGCGGTCATCCTCCACAACGTACTCGGATTCTTGCTGGGCTACTTCGCAGCGCGCTTCACCGGTCTGCCGGAAAGTTACCGGCGCACCGTCGCTATCGAAGTCGGCACACAGTCGGCGGGCTTGGCCTCTGGAATGGCAGGCAAATTCTTCAGCCCCGAAGCCGCCCTTCCAGGCGCGGTAGCCGCCGTGATGCACAACATCAACGGCGCCATTTACGCCTCAGTTGCCCGCAGGTTCCCCACGGAGCGGGATCTTACTGGGGCTGCTCGGTGA
- a CDS encoding pyridoxamine 5'-phosphate oxidase family protein: protein MTYLDSEFLSGLSSLTGHAPEFDTGELPGDPFELFAEWFRAAVDAGCDDVRAATVATVDENGVPDARVMNLMELSGKGFCFGTGAESTKVEQLSDSPVAALNFWWQPMNRAVRVRGTARLEAAPNEHFNIWRIEPVRLEFFQAVDARNATRVEYSFEANGWVTKILS, encoded by the coding sequence ATGACCTACCTGGATTCCGAATTCCTTTCCGGACTGTCCTCGCTGACCGGCCATGCCCCCGAATTTGACACTGGCGAGCTCCCCGGCGACCCGTTCGAACTGTTCGCAGAGTGGTTCAGAGCGGCAGTTGATGCGGGATGCGATGATGTGCGCGCCGCTACCGTCGCCACTGTCGATGAGAACGGCGTGCCAGATGCGCGCGTCATGAACCTTATGGAGCTCAGCGGCAAGGGCTTCTGCTTCGGTACCGGCGCCGAGTCGACCAAGGTCGAGCAGCTCAGTGACAGCCCCGTCGCCGCGCTGAACTTCTGGTGGCAGCCAATGAACCGCGCGGTGCGCGTCCGGGGAACCGCCCGTCTGGAGGCTGCCCCCAACGAGCACTTCAACATTTGGCGGATCGAACCGGTTCGCCTCGAGTTTTTCCAGGCGGTCGATGCCCGCAACGCCACGCGTGTTGAGTACAGCTTCGAGGCAAACGGCTGGGTGACAAAAATTCTTAGCTAG